A window from Dehalococcoidales bacterium encodes these proteins:
- a CDS encoding DUF6504 family protein: protein MAKLIGEPIRTHAGRDSLPIAFIWRKRLYRVVEVLNWWREPADWWDEKQVRFFVRVNARNSTEGTYELCQFGDSWFLQRILD, encoded by the coding sequence ATGGCAAAGCTCATTGGTGAACCTATCAGAACCCACGCCGGCAGGGACTCACTCCCAATCGCCTTCATCTGGCGGAAACGCCTCTACAGGGTGGTCGAGGTCCTTAACTGGTGGCGAGAACCGGCCGACTGGTGGGATGAGAAGCAGGTACGCTTCTTTGTCCGCGTCAACGCCCGGAACTCCACTGAAGGCACCTACGAGCTTTGCCAGTTCGGGGATAGCTGGTTCCTGCAACGGATTCTTGACTGA